A window from Heteronotia binoei isolate CCM8104 ecotype False Entrance Well chromosome 15, APGP_CSIRO_Hbin_v1, whole genome shotgun sequence encodes these proteins:
- the PDZD11 gene encoding PDZ domain-containing protein 11, producing the protein MDGGGGGGRIPYDDYPVVFLPPYESPPVWIPPHERIYHSDYNNELTQFLPRTIVLKKPPGAQLGFNIRGGKASQLGIFISKVIPDSDAHRAGLQEGDQVLAVNDVDFQDIEHSKAVEILKTAREIVMRVRFFPYNYQRQKERTVH; encoded by the exons atggatggaggaggaggaggaggtcggATCCCGTACGATGATTACCCAGTGGTATTCCTTCCTCCCTATGAGAGCCCCCCGGTGTGGATCCCCCCTCATGAG AGAATCTACCATTCGGATTATAACAACGAGCTGACCCAGTTCCTGCCGCGCACAATTGTGCTGAAGAAACCCCCAGGAGCTCAG CTGGGTTTTAACATCCGGGGAGGAAAAGCTTCTCAGCTGGGAATCTTCATCTCCAAG GTGATCCCGGATTCAGATGCCCATCGAGCCGGACTGCAGgagggagaccaagtcctagctGTGAACGATGTGGATTTCCAGGATATTGAACATAGTAAG gCAGTGGAGATCTTGAAAACCGCCCGGGAGATCGTCATGAGGGTCCGTTTCTTCCCTTATA ATTACCAGAGACAGAAGGAGAGGACAGTTCACTAG